The Juglans regia cultivar Chandler chromosome 2, Walnut 2.0, whole genome shotgun sequence genome includes a window with the following:
- the LOC109015181 gene encoding pre-mRNA-splicing factor ISY1 homolog, whose product MARNEEKAQSMLNRFITLKAEEKKKPKERRPYLASECRDLAEADKWRQQIMREIGRKVAEIQNEGLGEHRLRDLNDEINKLIREKSHWERRIVELGGPNYTKHSAKMTDLEGNIVDVPNPSGRGPGYRYFGAAKKLPGVRELFEKPPELRKRRTRYDIYKRIDASYYGYRDDEDGVLGKVEGPAEERMRAEAVEEWRRVEEVRREARKTVKSGEVVSVVKEVLFEGMEEEVEEEERRDREKLEEEEREREGRREFVAHVPLPDEKEIERMVLEKKKTELLSKYVSEGLLEEQSDAKVMLNIQR is encoded by the coding sequence ATGGCTCGTAATGAAGAGAAAGCGCAGTCAATGCTGAACAGATTCATCACACTCAAAgctgaggaaaaaaagaagccaAAAGAGCGTCGTCCCTACCTTGCTTCTGAATGCCGTGACCTTGCTGAGGCCGACAAGTGGCGCCAGCAGATCATGCGTGAGATTGGCCGCAAGGTTGCCGAAATCCAAAATGAAGGCCTCGGCGAACACCGTCTTCGCGACCTCAATGACGAGATTAACAAGCTTATCAGGGAAAAATCCCACTGGGAACGGCGCATTGTTGAGCTTGGTGGACCCAATTATACCAAGCATTCTGCTAAAATGACAGACCTAGAGGGAAACATAGTGGACGTTCCTAACCCTAGTGGGCGTGGGCCTGGATACCGATACTTTGGGGCAGCGAAGAAGTTGCCAGGAGTGAGGGAGCTGTTTGAGAAACCTCCAGAGTTACGAAAAAGGAGGACtcgatatgatatatataagaggATTGATGCAAGTTACTATGGGTATAGGGATGATGAGGATGGGGTCTTGGGGAAGGTTGAGGGCCCGGCAGAGGAGAGGATGAGGGCAGAGGCAGTTGAGGAGTGGAGGAGAGTGGAGGAGGTGAGGAGGGAGGCAAGGAAGACAGTGAAGAGTGGGGAGGTGGTGAGTGTGGTGAAGGAAGTGTTGTTCGAGgggatggaggaggaggtggaagaggaggagaggagggaTAGGGAGAagttggaggaggaggagagggagagggaagggAGAAGGGAGTTTGTGGCACACGTTCCATTGCCGGATGAAAAGGAGATAGAGAGGATGgtgttggagaagaagaagacggaGCTGTTGAGTAAGTATGTGAGTGAGGGGTTGTTAGAGGAGCAGAGTGACGCAAAGGTTATGCTTAATATTCAGCGCTAG